In the genome of Oncorhynchus clarkii lewisi isolate Uvic-CL-2024 chromosome 4, UVic_Ocla_1.0, whole genome shotgun sequence, one region contains:
- the LOC139406938 gene encoding cell division cycle-associated protein 4-like isoform X2 encodes MANMYSKGTKRKFFDSVDVAMDNKAVLYSRQRQSLLDMSLIKLQLCHMLVEPNMCRSVLIANTVRHIQEEMTHDGSWQLVTEVFGGSGPSDHLVATEVLCRSSALEQQGGGPKLYSVMGYDGCREEEVVTDEALCSVTFSDGAPALLGTIDHCWDRAELRMVAVEDRVIKDSGSEVESGEGAKTVMGQVFGTFEIKNGAPGSDPALEELFSAVDASYYDLDTMLTSIQSTPKMRPYNLLDSMASSHGPTSNSSCRTDLSELDHIMEIIVGS; translated from the exons AT GGCCAACATGTACTCCAAGGGCACCAAACGCAAGTTCTTTGACAGTGTGGACGTGGCGATGGACAACAAGGCGGTGTTGTACAGCCGGCAGCGCCAGTCCCTGCTGGACATGTCTCTGATCAAGCTGCAGCTGTGCCACATGCTGGTGGAGCCCAACATGTGCCGCTCGGTCCTCATTGCCAACACGGTGCGCCATATCCAGGAGGAGATGACCCATGACGGTAGCTGGCAGTTGGTCACTGAGGTTTTCGGCGGCTCTGGCCCATCTGACCACCTGGTGGCCACCGAGGTTTTGTGTCGGTCATCGGCGCTGGAGCAGCAGGGCGGTGGGCCCAAGCTCTACTCGGTGATGGGCTACGATGGTTGCCGCGAGGAAGAAGTGGTAACGGACGAGGCTCTCTGTTCTGTGACATTTAGCGACGGGGCCCCGGCCCTCTTGGGGACCATCGACCACTGCTGGGACAGGGCAGAACTGAGAATGGTGGCGGTAGAGGACCGGGTCATCAAAGACTCCGGTTCAGAGGTCGAGTCTGGGGAGGGGGCTAAAACAGTGATGGGGCAGGTGTTTGGGACGTTCGAGATAAAAAATGGCGCCCCTGGGTCAGACCCGGCACTAGAGGAGCTGTTCTCAGCCGTTGATGCGTCGTATTATGACTTGGACACCATGCTCACAAGCATTCAGAGCACCCCCAAGATGAGGCCTTACAACCTTCTGGACAGCATGGCCTCCTCCCACGGCCCCACGTCCAACTCCAGCTGTAGAACCGATCTCAGTGAACTTGACCACATTATGGAGATCATTGTCGGCTCATAG
- the LOC139406938 gene encoding cell division cycle-associated protein 4-like isoform X1 — MYSKGTKRKFFDSVDVAMDNKAVLYSRQRQSLLDMSLIKLQLCHMLVEPNMCRSVLIANTVRHIQEEMTHDGSWQLVTEVFGGSGPSDHLVATEVLCRSSALEQQGGGPKLYSVMGYDGCREEEVVTDEALCSVTFSDGAPALLGTIDHCWDRAELRMVAVEDRVIKDSGSEVESGEGAKTVMGQVFGTFEIKNGAPGSDPALEELFSAVDASYYDLDTMLTSIQSTPKMRPYNLLDSMASSHGPTSNSSCRTDLSELDHIMEIIVGS, encoded by the coding sequence ATGTACTCCAAGGGCACCAAACGCAAGTTCTTTGACAGTGTGGACGTGGCGATGGACAACAAGGCGGTGTTGTACAGCCGGCAGCGCCAGTCCCTGCTGGACATGTCTCTGATCAAGCTGCAGCTGTGCCACATGCTGGTGGAGCCCAACATGTGCCGCTCGGTCCTCATTGCCAACACGGTGCGCCATATCCAGGAGGAGATGACCCATGACGGTAGCTGGCAGTTGGTCACTGAGGTTTTCGGCGGCTCTGGCCCATCTGACCACCTGGTGGCCACCGAGGTTTTGTGTCGGTCATCGGCGCTGGAGCAGCAGGGCGGTGGGCCCAAGCTCTACTCGGTGATGGGCTACGATGGTTGCCGCGAGGAAGAAGTGGTAACGGACGAGGCTCTCTGTTCTGTGACATTTAGCGACGGGGCCCCGGCCCTCTTGGGGACCATCGACCACTGCTGGGACAGGGCAGAACTGAGAATGGTGGCGGTAGAGGACCGGGTCATCAAAGACTCCGGTTCAGAGGTCGAGTCTGGGGAGGGGGCTAAAACAGTGATGGGGCAGGTGTTTGGGACGTTCGAGATAAAAAATGGCGCCCCTGGGTCAGACCCGGCACTAGAGGAGCTGTTCTCAGCCGTTGATGCGTCGTATTATGACTTGGACACCATGCTCACAAGCATTCAGAGCACCCCCAAGATGAGGCCTTACAACCTTCTGGACAGCATGGCCTCCTCCCACGGCCCCACGTCCAACTCCAGCTGTAGAACCGATCTCAGTGAACTTGACCACATTATGGAGATCATTGTCGGCTCATAG